In Desulfosudis oleivorans Hxd3, the DNA window CGAGGGTTTTCAAAACCGTATGGATCACCAGCCCGGATGTTTCACGAGTTGATTTGGGGGCAGATACAGGGCGCGGGACAAAAATCGTGTTATTTTACAAAATAAAGCAAAATAAAAAAGGTGCTCAGGGACAGCGATGAAATCATGCTCAGACGCATTGTGTGACTGTAATCCGCCTTGGCCGGGTTGTTTATGGCTTTCAGAAACCACCGGCTAAAAAAGGCCAAAACCGGTATTATAGAAAGCAGGAAGAGGTAAAACAGCTGCCAGCCGAAATACCATTTGAAATACACCAGGAAGCCAGGTAGTGCGATCAGGAACACGGCGGCAGAAAAGACAAAGGTTCCCCTGATGCCGAGAAGACAGCTTAAGGTAAGATCACCTCTTTTTTTGTCCTCTTTGTGTTGATAAATCTGCGTCAGAGGATAAAATCCCATCAAAATCAGGGTGGTCAATACTGCCGGAATAAATATATCCGCTTGCAGAATAACGTCAAATCCCCTGTGATTCAGCGCCATGTAGCACATCCAGAAGGTGAACAAACCCTGAAAAAAGCCGGCGATCAGCCAGCTCAACCAGGGATACTTCTTAATTCTAATGGAGGGATGGCTATAAGCCTTGCTGATGAGGCCGTAAATAAACACCATTACCGCAAACTGCCGGCTGATGCAGAGAGCCAGGAGTATGCCCGCTCCATCAAAGACCAGGGATGTGGCATATAGATCTCTTTCCACCGCAGGCGGATGTTTCAGGCCACCGATACTTTCCTCATCTTTATCAAAATAACTGTTGTACGCATTACTGGCCGGATAGATAAAAAGATGCAACACTATGAAGGTCAAAACAATCCGGTAACCTGATGGGTTGATACTTATGCCCAATGCAAATAAAAATACGGGCATCAGAAAAAATGAAAAGGGAATTCGCAGATGCAATAAAGTCGATTTACTGATCATTGGATTATAAAAAAGCGTATAAAAGGGGTATAAAAAAACAGGGCAGCGGTTTCTCTTGCTGAAGATAAATGTCAGTCTGGTCCACCCGGTTCTCCTGGCAAATAACACGTTTTGTTGTTTTTTTAAGGCTTTGTAAAATCTCCGGGTATTATATCACATTTCCGAACGTCCTGGCCCGGATATTTCAAGAATTGGTTTGGCCGCAGATGGAAGCCGCGGGACAAAATATTTTATTTTATACAGAAATTTGCCCATGTCGGAAAATTTATGAAATGTTCGGTTAGTGGTGATACACACCTGGCTCAAACACCCAAAATGAGGCACTCCGGTTTGCCCTTTTGCCGGAACAGTGCTACTGGTTGAAAAATTTTTAAATTTATATCAAAGGGAACGCTCATGGCGCAAAAAGAGGGAGTTTTCTGGCCGCCCCTGATAAAGGGAACGCTGATTAAGCGGTACAAGCGGTTTCTGGCTGATGTGCGCCTTGGCAACAACCGGATGGTAACGGCCCACTGCCCCAACTCCGGCTCCATGAAGGCCTGCTGCGAGCCGGGCCGGCCGGTCTATATCTCCCGGCAGAACAGCCCCGCACGCAAGCTCAAGTATACCTGGGAGCTGATCGACATGCCCGGTTCTCTGGTAGGGGTCAACACCGGCATTCCCAACGCCCTGGTTCGGCGCTCCATTGAAAAGGGCTATATTCATCCGTTGAAAGGGTATGACAGGGTCACGCCGGAGGTGAAAACCAGCGCCCACACCCGGCTGGACCTGATGCTGGAAAATACGAAGACCGGGGGGCGCTGCTATGTGGAAGTGAAAAACTGCACCCTGGTGGAGAACCGCACCGCCAGTTTCCCGGATGCGGTAACCGAACGGGGGAAAAAACATCTTCTGGAACTTCAAGGTCTTGCAGCCAATGGCCACCGGTGCGCCATGGTCTTTCTGATTCAACGCATGGATGCAACCACCTTCCGGCCCGCCGACCCCATTGATCCCGCTTATGGCAGGACCCTGCGTGAGGTGGCCCGTTCCGGGGTCGAGCTCTACGCCTATGACGTGAACATCGACCTGGAACGCATTATCATTGGCCGCCGGATCAAAATCGTCTTATAGAACTTCGGCACGGGCCTTGCATTCTTCTTCGGTCATAAGAACTTGAAAAAGGAGGCAGACCATGCTGACACTTTCTGAACTTAAAAAAAGAAGAGACCTGCTCAACCAGGTCGACTGGGATATGACGCCGGAAGAGGCGGTTCGACTCTACCTGGAGTGGGGCAACAACTGGGCCGGTGGAAATTACGTGATCCGGTCCAAAAACGATGTGTCTCACTACTTTGTGGTCAACACATGGAAAGAAAAACCCAGGGTCTTTCTGGTACGGCGAAACTCCGACCTGGCCGAAGATCTGGCCGCCTTTGACCTGCCCCAGCCCCTGGAAACCGAATTCATGCGCTCCGTGGGCCGCAACAAAGGGGTCTATTCCATTGAAGGCCCTACCCGGCGGTGGCTGGAAAAGGAATTGGGGTAAAATCGCTATTCAGCGGCCCGGGGCGGAGTGATCCGAATACTGTCGTCCCGCACCTCGATGCCGGCTTCAGGGCGTTTTGACCGAATAAACCCGGTCAACTCCTCCATGGTGGGATAAGCGGGATAAGTGCCGAAACAGCGGGCGTCATCAATAAGAATCACGTGCCCCTGTTCCGTCGTGTTGAAGATGTGGCCCAGTTCCTCAAACACAGGCGTCTCCTTTTCCCCTTTGGCGGTTTCTCCGGCAGAGTAGTGGCCGTCCAGCCAGAACAGGGCCGGTTTATCGATGGTTGCCATCAGGTTACCCAACTCAGTACCGCTGTCGCCCTGAATCAGCTTGATGTGCGAAAATTTGCGGAATCTTTCCGCTGCCCGTTGGTAAAGGGCCGGGCTGAGTTCAATGGAGTAGACGCGCTCAAAGGTGTTCTTCATGGCGTCCACCATGTCGCCATAGAAAGTGCCGGTCTCCACCAGGATTTTCAGGCCGAAACGTCCGGCATATTCGGCCAGCATCCGCTGTTTGATGATATGGGGCGGCGGCGCGGGGCGTCCCTTTTTTTCCCACTCTTCTAATTCGTTTTTCTGCCGCTGCTGCCTCAGCCGGTCCTGAACTGACCGGTACCACAACACCGGGATTCTGATGATGCGTTGCCATGTCTGTGTCATATAATACTCCGATTACCGTGTCGTATTTTTTCTGTTGATCGACAGCCTTCGCCTTTTTACCCCGGCACCGGCCCGATGAAAAGGGAAAAACGTTTGCCGGTCCCTTAGTCGGGAAACTCCCGCAGGGATTCGTGAATGCCCTTGTGAATTTCGTACCAGAATTCATAGGCGGCGGCGTTTTTGTCCGTGTCAAAAAAATCGATCCATCGGTCCAGCGCTTCGTTCTTGATGTCATCAACCGTTTTTTTCTTTTTCAGGAAACCGGCCACCAGGTCGGCCACGCGTTCCGGCTCCCAGAACACCGAGGCATTGCGGCTGGCGATACGGCCGGCGGTCAGGTGAATGGAACGCAAAAACCGCTTCTTTTCCCCGAAAATCTTTTCCACTATATCGGGCATCATCTCTTCGGCCCAGCCCCGGTGAAACCGGCACATGCCCATGTTGTCGAGCATCAGCTCCTGGACCAGGCGGCGGGCGCATTCGCGGCCCAGGTCCCGGGGCGGCAGAAAATCTCGGCCATAGTGCATGTAGTACTTGCCCATGATGGCCATGGGCGCAAAGGCGCCGGGGGTCCAGTACTGGTTGGGCACCATCCAGCCCTGGCGGGCAAAGGCGAGATACACGAACCGGTCCCGCACCGCTTTTCCCTTTTCCCGGGCCAGGCGGCGGGCAAACTTGCGGGCCCCGAACGCCAGGGGAATTTTGCCCCCAGGTGTTGTCATCTGGTCCAGCAGGGCGATGCCCAGCCGGGCATTGTGCATGGAGTCATGGGTTACGTCAAAATCATCCATCTTCCACCGGGGCCGGCCCTCCACGCCCAGCGCTTCCGGTGCGATCAGGTTTTCGTCCAGGCAGTCCATCAGCCAGGAGATCACCCCGCCCGCTGAAATCGCGTCAAACCCCAGGGTATCGCCATGGTGATTAAGGGCCTCGGCGGCCCGCTGATCAAAAACACCACACAGCGGCCCCATGGCCTGGTAGGGCTCGTAATCCTTTTTATATTCACCGTTCAGCTTTTTGCATACCGCGGCGCAGGGTTCGCCGCAGGTGCGCTGCTGTTTGGGCACAATCGTCTCTTCGTTGAACTGTTTGAGGTAGTGGTCCAGCACCAGGCGCGAATGCAGGTTTCGGCGCTCTTCCTCGCTCCAGTAGATGGAGCGGTAGTTGAAGGCCAGCAGGTTGCCCTCCATGGAGGCGTAGTTCACGCCAAAGGTGCCACCGGTGTTGAACTTCGGATCAAACCGGTACTTGGCCGTAGCCTCCATGTCCTTGGCGGCCATGCGCTGGTTAAACTTGTCCTCAAACCACTGGTCGGCCACGGACCGGTTGCAGAAGTCCTCGTCCACATGGGTGCCGCCATAAATGACGCCAAGGATGCCGTGCTCCTGCAGCAGCTTGGTGCCAAAGCCCCCTCTGCCGGCCCAGGTGTCGGCGTGGGTCAGCTCCCCTTTTTTCAGCGGGGCCGAGCAGATCGCCCCGATATCGGTGCACAGGGCCGCCGGTCCCACGGCCAGCACTCTCGGATCATCTTCATACCGGGCGGCAAACGTTTCAAGGGCGTAGTCCATGACCGCATAGACACCCCGGCGGCCCTGGCTCCAGATCCGGTCGGGCTGGACCGGAACCAGCTCCACCTCAATCTCCTCACCATGGGTGCGGTTCAGGTATAAAAGAGAAGGCTGAGAGGCCTTGCCGAGGATGGAGAGCATGTTGATGCCCAGGTTGTCGAACACCAGGGCCGCCCCGCCCATGGAGGAGATGTAAAAGCCGTGCCAGCAGGGCGATATGCCGGTGACAATCAGCCGGTTGGAGCCGGGCAGCACCGACCCGGCCAGGAGCCCGGCCCCGATGTTGAGGCTGTGGTGCTTGTAGGCCAGGTGAATGCCCAGGTCCACAGGCCCGAAAAAATCGCCCACCGCGTACCGCTGCATGCGGTAAAACCCGTTGCCCGCATTGAGCAACAGCACTTTAAGAAAATGGTTTGACGCATTCATCATAAAACCTCCGCTTCACCATTCCGAAAAAGGGGAAAGCTGCCCCGCGAGCTACAATTACAGGCGGCCGTCCGCTGCCAGCAGCTCCAGGCCCTCGATGTCCAGAAGCGAAATAACGGCGCCCTCCACCTCGATCAGGCCGGTATCCCGCATCTTTGCAAGAATGCGGGAAAGGGTTTCCGGAATCGTGCCCAGCAGGCTGGCCAGCTGGCCCTTGGAAATGGACAGCTCCACGCGCCGGGTATCCTTCTGCTCCTTTGCCAGAAACAGCAGGTACCCGGCCAGGCGGCCGGGTACCTCTTTTAACGAAAGGTTTTCCACCTGCACGGTAAACTGTCTCAGCCGCCGGGAGAGAACGGCCAGCATGTTAAGCACCAGGGGGGTGTTTTCTTCCAGGAGCCGGACAAAGACGGTTTTTGGAAAAAACAGCAGCAGGCTCTTTTCAAGGGCTGCGGCCCCGGCCGGAAAGGCGCTGCCGGCAAAAACCGGCACCTCGCCCACGGGCTCACCCGGGCCGAAAATATGAAGAATCTGCTCTTTGCCGTCCAGGGAGACCTTGAACACCTTGATGCGACCTTGCGCCACCACGTAAAATCCGTCGGCTTTCTGGCCATCGGAAAATATCATCTCCCCCTTTTCAAAGGGTTTTGACTGGGCGATTCTGGCCACTTTTTCGAGCTGGTCGGCAGGAAGGCCGGCAAACAGAGGGGCCTCGGCAATAACAGTGGCGGGATCCATTCGGTCTCCTTTTTATAAGCTGCGTGATGTATTGAACACGAACCGGCAAAGCGTGTCAACTTATTCATACAAAGGGCCGTTACTGCAGCGTCCTTCTTCGTGCCCTTCTTTTCTTCGTTTTCTTCGTGTTAAAAAACAACCAGCCGATTGAGCCGACAGGACGTTGCAACACGAAGCGCCCGAAGGACTGGAAGAACACGAAGAGAATTTTCGTCGCATTCCGTCGGGGTCAAAATCGAACAGGCGTAAGATGAAGGGCATTAAAGTGTTTACGAAAAAAACAGGATTCTTGATTTAAGTCAATGCCGATTCATCCAGGTTGAGTTATTTTGCAATCAACATTAGGATAAACGGGCCGGGCAGAAAACAAATACCGGCGGTGCGATACCAGAGGAGGATACAATATGAAATGCCCAGGACAGGATACTCGCTACTGGAAAGGCAGCGACATTTCCGAGGCCAAATGTCCCAAATGCGGGGCGGCCGTAGAGTTTTTCAAGGACGACACCACCCGTGCCTGCGGCGCGTGCGGCCACAAGTTTTTAAATCCGGGCATGGATTTCGGGTGCGCGGCCTATTGCGAACACGCGGCCCAGTGCATCGGCAACCTGCCCCCGGAACTGCTGGCCCAGCGGGAGAACCTGCTCAAGGACCGGGTGGCCATCGAAATGAAGCGCTACTTCAAGCAGGACTTCAAGCGCATCGGCCATGCCACCCGCGTGGCCCGGTACGCCGAGGAGATCGCCAAACAGGAGGCCCCGGCCGGCCTGGCCGTGATTCTCTGTTCCGCCTATCTTCACGATATCGGCATTCACGAGGCCGAGCGCAAACACAACAGCACCGCGGCCCGGTACCAGGAAGAAGAGGGACCGGCCATCGCCCGGGCCATTCTTGAAAAAACCAGCGCCCGCCCGGAATTGATCGACGAGGTGTGTGATATTGTCGGGCACCATCACCACCCCAGGGAAAACGAAACCATCAATTTCAAGGTGCTCTACGACGCCGACCTGATCACCAACCTTGAAGAGGCGCAAAAGGAAAAGCCGGGCGATCCCCAGCGGCTGAAAAAAATCATCGCAAACGACCTGTTTACCGAAACCGGCAGGCAGGTGGCCAAAAGAGTGCTGCTGAAACAATAATCAAAGGAAAATGCCATGAAAGTGACAAGAAAAATCATAGAAATAGACGAGGAAAAATGCACCGGCTGCGGCCAGTGCGTGCTGGCCTGCGCCGAGGGCGCCATTGCCATCATCAACGGCAAGGCAAAGGTGGTGTCGGACAACCTGTGCGACGGGCTGGGCGCCTGCATCGGCGACTGCCCTGAGGACGCGCTTCACATTGTGGAACGGGAGGCCGATGAGTTTGACGAGGCGGCCGTGGAAAAACACCTGGAAACACTTCAGGCAGAAGAAAAAAAGGCCCCGGCCACACTGACCTGCGGGTGCCCCTCTTCCCACGTGCAGACTTTTATGGAGGCAACGCCCTGCCAGGCGGCCAACCAGCCCCGGGCCACGGCCCCGACTCCGGCATCGGCCCTGGGCCACTGGCCGGTGCAGATCAGCCTGGTGCCCCCGACAGCCCCTTTTTTAAAGGGCGCGGACCTGCTGGTGGCGGCCGACTGTGTGCCGGTTGCCTTTCCCCGGCTTCACACCGAATTTCTGCCGGGCCGGGCCATCATGATCGGGTGCCCCAAGTTTGACGACAAAAAGGCCTATGTGGAGAAATTTGCCCAGGTATTTGCCACGGCCGGCATCAAAAGCGTCACCTGCGTGATGATGGAGGTGCCCTGCTGCTCCGGCCTGCCCATGATTTTAAAAGAGGCCATGCAGACCGCAGGGGTCAAGGTCCCCATGGAGGTGATCACGGTGTCGGCCAGGGGAGAAATCCTGGAGAGAAGAAAGATGTAGCCCAACCAATCGGGATCGCTATCGGGATCGGGATCGGGATCGAAATCACTGAACAATCCGGAACCGGCCGGCCGGCTTCGTGTGCTTCGTGATCTTCGTGACCTTCGTGCTAATAAATGGCCTGTCTCATCAGACCGGCGGAGTGCCTGGACACGAAGACACGAAGAAATAAAATATTCGGGTCAGATCTCTTCATCAGCAACAATATCGGGGTGGTCGTTGAGAAACCGGTAGAGGGTGGCCCGGCCCACGCCCAGCAGGCGGGCCGCCTTGGCCTTGTTGCCGCCGGCTTTTGCCAGGGCCGTTTCCACGCTGCCCGTGTCCAGTTTGTTGCGCCGGCCCCGCTTCTGGGGAAGCGGCGTGCCGTCGCCCTGAATTTCCGGCGGCAGATGGGCCGCCGTGATCTTGTTACCGGACGCCTTGATTACCAGGAACTGAATGATATTCTGAAGCTCCCGCACATTGCCGGGCCACGCGTATTCCGCCAGCAGGCCCATGGCATCATCGGTGATGGTGACATTGCCGGTTCGGGCGCCCATGGCCGCATGCCTGACAAAATAGTTGGCCAGCAGGGGAATGTCGTTTTTCCGCATGCGCAACGGCGGCAGGTGAATGGGCACCACGTTGAGCCGGTAGTAAAGGTCTTCGCGGAACGTCCCCTTTGCCACCTCTTTTTTCAGGTTCTTGTTGGTGGCGCTGATCACCCGCACATCCACCGAGGTCTGTTTTTCACTGCCCACCTTTTCCAGGACCCCCTCCTGGAGAAACCGCAGCAGCTTGACCTGGGTGGACATGGGCAGCTCGGCCACCTCGTCTAAAAAGATGGTCCCGTTATGGGCCAGCTCAAACCGGCCTTTCTTGTCACGCACGGCCCCAGAAAAAGAGCCCCGCACATGGCCGAACAGTTCGCTTTCCACCAGCCCCTCGGGCAGGGCACCGCAGTTGATGGGCACAAACGGTCCGTTACGCCGGGTGCTTTCGCCGTGAATGGCCCGGGCCACCAGTTCTTTCCCGGTGCCGGTCTCACCGCTGATATTCACCGGCACATCATAGACCGACAGGTCGCGAATCTGGTGAAAAAGGCTTCGCATCTCCGGTGTTCGGCCGATGATGCCGGCAAATCCATCCTCCCCCTTCTGGCCGCGGACCGCCTCCTTGAAGGCGGTCTGGTCGGCCAGAGCCGCCACGACGCCCTGAATACGGCCGGCCGGGTCCCGCAGGGGCACCACCGTCACATCCAGCTCTTTGCGCTGGCCCTCAATTTCCGGCGCCACGGTGGAATAACTCTTTTTCTGAAACGTCGGGGGTTCGCACCCATCACAGAAAGAGCAGTTCTCTCCGCACAGGCGGGGAACAAACACGTCGTGACAGTTTTTACCGATCACGTCCACGGCGGACAGGCCGGTGATCCTTTCAGCCCCTTTGCTGAAAAAAAAGATTTTCCGGCCCAGGTCATGGGCCAGAACCCCCTCGTGAAGGTTGTCGATAAGCCGTTCGATATTGGCCTTGTATAGAGAAAAAGAGGCGTAATATCCCCGGTTCAGAAGGTCGTGGACCAAGTCCTTTATAATCCGGGCCGCTTCCCGGAATGCCACCCGTTGGCCCTCAAGATCCCCCACAGCTTCCGCCGGATCGGCCACGGTCCAGCACACCAGGGGGGGGAATCCGGCCAGCATGGGAAACTCCTGGCCAAGGGTCTGGCAGAGGTCCACGGCAAGGTCGAAATGGCCCGCTCTCAACGCTGAAACCGCCTTGGGCCGATGGCCGGAAATATCAATGCCATGCTCGGCCATCACCTCCACGGCCATGGGGTGGACCTCCTGATCGGGCGTGATGCCCGCACTGAAAATCGAAATATTGTCACCGGCCATTTGCCTGGCAAAGCCCTCTGCCATCTGGCTTCTGGCGCTGTTATCCCTGCACAAAAAAAGAATGGTGCCCTTATTCATTCGCTTTGCTTCACCTTTATCCATAGGGTTTTGTTGATCGACCGTCTCATTGACGTATACTATTTATGAGACAATGTCAAAGCCATCCGCACCGGCAAAACGCGAGGCCGGACAAAATGTTTGACTTGTTCAGCCCATGACTGTACTTATGAACAGCCGGTGCCCGGCGTTGCATGAACGACCTTGCGTTGCACGGACGGCCCATCCACCCTGGATACAGCAGAATTCATGACCCGGAATATAAACACCAGACAACCCGATCCCTCGGCCGTTACCGCCATTGCAAAGGCCCTGCCCTGCTCGGACATTGCCGCGTCCCTGCTGGTCAATCGGGGCATTCTATCGGTAAAACAGGCCCGGCACTTCCTGTCCGCCACCGTGGCCGACCTGCCCTCTCCCTTTTCCATGAAAGGTATAGACACGGCCGTGGCCCGCATTCACTCGGCCCTGATCAACCATGAAACCATCCTGGTGTTCGGCGATTATGATGCTGACGGCATCACCGCCACCGCTCTTCTGGTGGGGTTCCTCACACAGGCCGGTGCAACGGTCCGGCATCACCTGCCCCACCGGATTCTGGAGGGGTACGGTCTCAAGCCCCGGCACATCACCGAGGTTGCCGCCACGCACAAGGCCTCGCTGCTGATCACCGTGGATTGCGGCATCACCAGCCATGCCGCGGCCCTGGCCTGCCGGGAGGCGGGTATTGACCTGATCATCACCGACCATCACCAGGCACCGGCCGAACCGCCTACGGCCCTGGCCGTGATCGACCCGGCCCAGGCCGGCTGCCCGTCGGGCCTGGGCGATCTGGCCGGCGTGGGCGTGGCCTTCTACCTGCTGATCGCCCTGCGGGCCTTTCTGCGAGAAAAGGGGTTCTGGAAAACCCGGCCCGAGCCCAACCTCAAGGCCTGCTGTGACCTGGTGGCCATCGGCGCCATCGCCGATATCGTTCCCCTGACCGGCGAAAACCGGATTCTGGTCAGAACCGGCCTGGAACTGCTCCGCACCCCCTCCCGGCCGGGTATAGAGGCATTGATTGCCGGCGCAAAGATCAAAAAACCGGCCCTTTCCGCCGAAGACGTGGCCTTTCGGCTGGCTCCCCGGCTTAACGCGCCGGGCCGGATCGACCATGCCGCAACAGCCCTGGAACTGCTGCTGGCCGAAACAAAGGAGGTCGCCGTAAAAATAGCGGGCCGGCTCAACCGGCTCAACACCAAACGGCAGATGATTGAAGAGGAGATTTCGGGTGAGATTCAGCAGATTGTCAATGATCGCATCAACACCATCAAGGAACGGCGTTCCCTGGTACTGGCCCATCGCCAGTGGCACCAGGGTGTGATCGGCATCGCCGCGTCACGGGCCGCGCGGCGCTACAGCCTGCCCGTGGCCCTGATCACCATTTCCGGAGACATGGGCATCGGATCGGCCCGCAGCATCCCCGGCCTTCACCTTTACGACGCCCTCAAGGGATGCGCCCGGCTCTTCGAGGACTTCGGGGGCCACGCCCAGGCCGCGGGTTTCCGCATTCGCATGGAGAACCTGGCCGCGTTTGAGACACAGTTTGAGTATATTGTGCGGCAGCAGACCACACCCGGCGACTTTGTCCCGGCCGTTGAGGTAGACTGCGAGCTGGCCATGGACCGCATCACTAACACCCTGGTCCGGGAGATCGAAGGGCTTTCCCCCTTTGGCGCCGGTAACCCGGAGCCGCTGTTTTCAGCCCGCAATGTACGGGCCAGCGACACCTTCATGATCAACGGCCGGCACCGGAAAATGACCCTGGCCCACCCCGGAACGGACAGGGGTATTGCCGCCATCTGGTTCAACACCCCGGCATCACATCAGGAGTCCTCTTTTTTCAGACGAATCCTCTTCCGGCTGCGGCAAGACACCTGGAACGGCTCCGGCGCCCCGCAAATCATCATTGAAGACGCCTTTGCCGAGTAGCCGGAACACAGCAGCCGATCGCCTTCCCTCTGACCTGGATATTACAGGTGAAATTTCCGGACAACCCGGCAAATCCGTCCGGGCCGCAATTTTCCCTTGCATTCATGGGCCGCACCCATTATTGTTACCTAGTTTTCATCCATGACGCTTTGATAAAAAAGAGGTATTTGCATATGGGAAAAGTCTTCCACAAGGGCAGCAGGGAGTCGCAACTGCTCTCCCGGATAGAGTCCTCAAAGGAGTATGAACGCAGAAACGCCATCTCCAGGGTCAGAGACATATCAGAGACACTGGCCAACGCCATCACCTCCAAGCTCATTGAGACCGGGTACGTGGAGACCCACAACCAGAACGGCCTGGAGGAGATGATTCACAAGTGCCTGGAAGAGCTGACCCGGGCCGATGATTTTGACGTGGACTACAGCGTGGCCCCTTTCCGGGGAATCACCACTACTCCCAACATCGTGAGCCTCT includes these proteins:
- the recJ gene encoding single-stranded-DNA-specific exonuclease RecJ; the protein is MTRNINTRQPDPSAVTAIAKALPCSDIAASLLVNRGILSVKQARHFLSATVADLPSPFSMKGIDTAVARIHSALINHETILVFGDYDADGITATALLVGFLTQAGATVRHHLPHRILEGYGLKPRHITEVAATHKASLLITVDCGITSHAAALACREAGIDLIITDHHQAPAEPPTALAVIDPAQAGCPSGLGDLAGVGVAFYLLIALRAFLREKGFWKTRPEPNLKACCDLVAIGAIADIVPLTGENRILVRTGLELLRTPSRPGIEALIAGAKIKKPALSAEDVAFRLAPRLNAPGRIDHAATALELLLAETKEVAVKIAGRLNRLNTKRQMIEEEISGEIQQIVNDRINTIKERRSLVLAHRQWHQGVIGIAASRAARRYSLPVALITISGDMGIGSARSIPGLHLYDALKGCARLFEDFGGHAQAAGFRIRMENLAAFETQFEYIVRQQTTPGDFVPAVEVDCELAMDRITNTLVREIEGLSPFGAGNPEPLFSARNVRASDTFMINGRHRKMTLAHPGTDRGIAAIWFNTPASHQESSFFRRILFRLRQDTWNGSGAPQIIIEDAFAE